The following proteins are encoded in a genomic region of Streptococcus equi subsp. equi:
- a CDS encoding phage membrane protein — MIDFVQIGTFCGAALSIFGVWGFIVNPFKKALEANELAMAQLKDSIKELAYELKNLDRDGEITKKIIDRHEERLGRVEDDIIVNKEQIKTLFKKGD, encoded by the coding sequence GGCACTTTTTGTGGCGCTGCTCTGTCTATCTTTGGTGTTTGGGGATTTATCGTCAATCCTTTTAAAAAAGCGCTGGAGGCTAACGAGCTAGCCATGGCCCAACTCAAAGACTCGATCAAGGAGCTAGCCTACGAGCTAAAAAATCTTGATCGTGATGGAGAGATAACCAAAAAGATTATCGATCGGCATGAGGAGCGTTTAGGACGTGTAGAGGACGACATTATTGTCAATAAAGAGCAAATCAAAACATTATTTAAAAAAGGAGACTAA